AGTTACCATTAATCCTAAACCAGCAAAGATTGCAAAGAACGGACAGATATCTAATAATAGTAATCTTGAGTGTCTGATTGAGATCGCAAAAGTGCTATTATCATCAGCAGCATTCCAACTTGGAATTAAGAATTGGATCTGTCTACCAATGATCATGTAGAAGAACATGAATCCACCGATAAAGAATCAAAACCAATAATTATTTTCAAATCTAATAAAGAATTTAGAGGTTGCAATGATCAATACTAGTCAAAGCGAGACTATGATCATTAAAATCGTTCCTAATTGCATTTGTTACCTAACTTAAGCTTTAGTTTTATTTGTTTAATTAATTTTAAAGGATTTGATTGGGCCATAACCAATCATTTCGAATATTATATAAAATAAAAGCAAAAAACTAATTAAAGCAGCATATTCTTCTTTAACAAATAATTAATCTGGTATAATTTACAAGGTTGCGTTTTGAAAAGATTGCTGATACACCAAAAACCGTTGTCGAGTATCAGGTAACTTTTTAAAAGCATTAATAATAAAAATAAATATAGGACAACACATGACAGAACAAACAGCTAAATCTAGCAAAACATCAAGCGAAGAAGCAAAGAAACAAAAAGAATTTACTGAGATCAAAATCAAGTTAAAATCGTACGATAGCAGATTATTAGATCAATCTGTTAAAAAGATTTTTGAGATCGTAAAAGAAACTGGATCAAAATTTTGTGGTCCAATTCCATTACCAACTAAAAAGGAAGTTTTTACAATTATTCGTTCACCACACGTTGATAAGGCTTCAAGAGAACAATTCGAAAGAAGAACTCACAAACGTTTAATCATCATTAAAGATTTAAAGAGCGAAACAATTCAAAAACTTAAACGTTTTGTAATTCCTTCTGGTGTTGAATTACGCATTTACTTATAAAAACATAGATTAATAAGGAGATTTTCAATATATGAAAGGAATATTTGGAACAAAGGTTGGAATGACTCAAGTTTTCGAAGAAAACGGTCGTTTGATTCCTGTGACTTTAGTAAGAGTTGAACCTAATCAAGTGATTAGTGTTAAAACCAAAGTAAAAGACGGTTATGACGCTGTTCAATTAGGATTTAACCCAACTGAAGAAAAGAACTTAAATAAACCTCAATTAGGTCATTTTAAAAAAGCTAATACAAATACTTACAAGTATTTAGAAGAAGTTCGCGACATGACAGGTCACAAAGTTGGTGATCTATTAAAAGTCGAAGAACTTTTCCAAGAAGGTCAAGTTGTTGATGTTCAAGCTAAAACCAAAGGTCGCGGTTTTACTGGGGCTATTAAACGTTGAAACTTCAAAATTGGTTCAAAAGGTCACGGTGCTGGATATCCTCACAGATTCCAAGGTTCAGTGCAAGCTGGTCGTGGGGGTTCTCAAGCTCAAAGAGTTATGAAAGGTAAGAAGATGTCAGGTCATTATGGTCATGAACTTGTTACTATTCAAAACTTGTCAATTGTTGGATTCTTACCAGAAGTAAGTTCAGTAATGATCTCAGGTGCAATCCCTGGTCCTAACAATGCTAAAGTTAGAATTACAACTTCTAAGAAAAATCCAAACAAAGTTGTTACCTACAAATTAATAATGAATAAAAAAGCTAGTCAACCAGCTAGTGAACAAGCACAAGCACAAGAATAATTGAAATTTAAGGAAGATTACAAACTATGTCTAAAATAAAATTATTCGATTTATCTGGAAAAGTTCAAGAAGAAATCGAACTAAATCAAAAATTGCTTGTTAGTGAAGTGCATAAACAAGCAATCTTCGATGCAATTCTTGCTGAAAACCTATCACAAATTCAAGGTACTCACTCAACTCTTAAAAAAGGTGAAGTAAGTGGTGGTGGTAAGAAACCTTACGAACAAAAACACACTGGTCGTGCAAGACAAGGTTCGATTCGTAACCCTCACTACGTAGGTGGTGGTATTGCTTTTGGTCCTAAACCTAACCGTAATTACAAAATTAAGGTAAATAAAAAAGTAAGTTCATTAGCTTTCAAATCAGCAATTACTTCTAAAGTAAATAACAACGAATTATTAGGATTAGTTGATTCGATTAAACAAGACAAACCAAGCACAAAAGCAATTGTTAAATTACTAAAAGAATTAAAAGTTAATAAAAAAGTATTAATCGTAGCTTTTGAAAAGAACGAAAACTTAGAAAAATCAAGTGCTAATTTACCAAACGTTTCATACAAATTATGAAACCAAGTATCAGTAAAAGACTTAATTGATGCTAATTGTGTTTTAGCGCAAAAAAGTGCAATTAATAACTGAGTTGAAAGGCTGAACTAATCATGCAAATTACCGATGTACTTATTAAACCGATTCTTACAGAAAAAACTTATGGCATCATGATGTCTGAACCAAGAAAGTACACTTTCTTAGTTAATGCAAAAGCCAACAAGAATCACATCAGACTAGCTTTTAAAACTATCTATGGAGTAGCTCCAGTAGCGGTTAATACTAAAACTAAAAAACCAGCTAGAGTTCGCACAGGAACACAAAACCCAGGTTTTTCAAGACTAGAGAAAATTGCGATCATCACTGTTCCATTTGGAGTAGAAGTAGCAATCACTGGAGAAAAACCAGAACCAAAAGAAGAATCAACTTCTAAATAATAATTAAATATCAGGCGCAAAGCAAAAAGGAAAATAAAATAAGCAGTTATGCCGGTTAAGAAAATCGTAAATCGATCAAACAGTGGGATCCACCACAAGATCTCAATAGATTACAGCAAGGTTTTAACAACCAACACCCCACAAAAATCTTTATTAGCTAAGAAAAAGAAAAACTCTGGTCGTAATAACCAAGGTAAAATTACCGTAAGACACCGTGGTGGTGGTTCAAAAAGAAAATACCGTATTATTGATTTTAAAAGAAACTTACACGATGACAAAGTTGCTTTAGTTAAATCAATCGAGTATGATCCAAACAGAAGTGCGTTTATTTCATTAATCGCTTATGAAAACGGTTATCGATCATACATCCTAACACCAGAAGGAATTAAAGTAGGCGATAAAGTAGTTTCATCTTCTCACGCAATCGATATTAAAGTAGGTAACTGTATGCCTCTTGAATTCATTCCTGAAGGTACAATGGTTCACAATATCGAAATGACTCCTGGTAAAGGTGCTCAGATCGCTAGAAGTGCTGGAGCTTACGCTCAAATCCTAGGTAAAGACGATACAGGTAAATACATCAACCTAAAATTAGGTTCTAAAGAAGTTAGAAAATTCTTAAAGAACTGTCGTGCTGTTGTTGGGATTGCTTCAAACGTTGATCACAACCTAGTTTTATTAGGTAAAGCGGGAACAACTAGACACAAAGGGATTCGTCCAACTGTTCGTGGTTCTGCCATGAACCCTAACGACCACCCACACGGGGGTGGTGAAGGTCGCAGCCCAGTAGGTCGTGACGCTCCAAGAACACCATGAGGGAAAAGACACATGGGTGTTAAAACAAGAAATAATAAAAAATCATCTACGCAATTAATTATCCGTAGACGTAACTCTAAATAGGAAATTGGAAGGTCAAATAAATGTCAAGAAG
The Mycoplasma tullyi genome window above contains:
- the rplB gene encoding 50S ribosomal protein L2, whose product is MPVKKIVNRSNSGIHHKISIDYSKVLTTNTPQKSLLAKKKKNSGRNNQGKITVRHRGGGSKRKYRIIDFKRNLHDDKVALVKSIEYDPNRSAFISLIAYENGYRSYILTPEGIKVGDKVVSSSHAIDIKVGNCMPLEFIPEGTMVHNIEMTPGKGAQIARSAGAYAQILGKDDTGKYINLKLGSKEVRKFLKNCRAVVGIASNVDHNLVLLGKAGTTRHKGIRPTVRGSAMNPNDHPHGGGEGRSPVGRDAPRTPWGKRHMGVKTRNNKKSSTQLIIRRRNSK
- the rpsJ gene encoding 30S ribosomal protein S10, with product MTEQTAKSSKTSSEEAKKQKEFTEIKIKLKSYDSRLLDQSVKKIFEIVKETGSKFCGPIPLPTKKEVFTIIRSPHVDKASREQFERRTHKRLIIIKDLKSETIQKLKRFVIPSGVELRIYL
- a CDS encoding 50S ribosomal protein L23, whose amino-acid sequence is MQITDVLIKPILTEKTYGIMMSEPRKYTFLVNAKANKNHIRLAFKTIYGVAPVAVNTKTKKPARVRTGTQNPGFSRLEKIAIITVPFGVEVAITGEKPEPKEESTSK
- the rplC gene encoding 50S ribosomal protein L3, giving the protein MKGIFGTKVGMTQVFEENGRLIPVTLVRVEPNQVISVKTKVKDGYDAVQLGFNPTEEKNLNKPQLGHFKKANTNTYKYLEEVRDMTGHKVGDLLKVEELFQEGQVVDVQAKTKGRGFTGAIKRWNFKIGSKGHGAGYPHRFQGSVQAGRGGSQAQRVMKGKKMSGHYGHELVTIQNLSIVGFLPEVSSVMISGAIPGPNNAKVRITTSKKNPNKVVTYKLIMNKKASQPASEQAQAQE
- the rplD gene encoding 50S ribosomal protein L4, which produces MSKIKLFDLSGKVQEEIELNQKLLVSEVHKQAIFDAILAENLSQIQGTHSTLKKGEVSGGGKKPYEQKHTGRARQGSIRNPHYVGGGIAFGPKPNRNYKIKVNKKVSSLAFKSAITSKVNNNELLGLVDSIKQDKPSTKAIVKLLKELKVNKKVLIVAFEKNENLEKSSANLPNVSYKLWNQVSVKDLIDANCVLAQKSAINNWVERLN